GTCAGAAAATATATTATGCATACCACGTTGCCAGAAGACTCATCGTTGACTCTATTTGGAGAGCTCACGCGTACTCCTCTCCTGGTGGCCACCATTGCTGTCTCTCAGTCGCTTCCGGTACACACACGTGCTTCTCAGTGCATAGGCAGACTCGACCAATCCATCCGGATGCAGGGGAAGCGAATGGAAAAGAACCCAATCACGTACATTACAGTAGGCGTTGGGCAGAGCCGCTTTCATCGACAAGATGCTAGTAGATAGCGTTTATAAAATGGAGGCATCTGTGTAAGATCGTGAGTGGTGAATCTGCCTACCGTGAAGACAGTGAGCCAGCATCCTGATTAGAAACTGGGTAGATTCACGGGTGCATAACGGAATAAAACGAAGAGTTGTATCAATAGACTGaattaaatacatgaaatagTCATTCTGCCGACAACACAAACGTCAGTTCGTTGCGGTCATTTGCAAATTGAAAAGATTACGTCAACACGGACCGCCTTGACACTGCTTCCATGTATTTTCAATCCACATTCACAGAGCGCGAAAATGCCATTGCGAGTCACGTCTGCTTTTCAGGtggtgcatttacatttagttgtttGGCAGACGTCAGTTCGACAGAGGTCACAATTCTTAGACgctatgcatttaaaaaaggatATTTATTTGGGCAAATGCGGGTTAAGTCCCTTGCCCATGGATACAagcagtgccccattggggaatcgaactggaaATCTGTGGGTTACGCCCCTGCTCGTCTTTTGAACTGCATTCTGTGCTAATTAGTCCATGTGGTCTTTAAGCAGAGTTACCTAAATTAGTTGCAGTTTCTCCACAGGCAACATCAGAAGTGATATAGAACGAACGCATTTCCTGGTATAGAATAGATCACTGCCTAAataagtttatttttatcagtcTCTTCTGTGATGGATTACATAAGCAAAATAACATTATACATTATGCTAGTTTCTAACCTGCAACAATTACAGAATCCACAGTGGTCAttcaaaaaagtcaaaattaGGATACAAAAATAATTCTCCAATACTACTTTGTGAACTGATAAGAAAAGCATATACCAGGTGGGATCAACATGATGATGCTACTTGTTGAACTGTTCTCTGTTGGATGCGTACAGATAATAATAGGAAAGTTTGGATCTCTGTGGGTGATGACATGCTGGCATGTGTTTTATACAGTAGacactttcatttcaacacTGCTGTCATCACTGTCACACCGGCTATCCTCAAGTCATGCCTTTAAGCTGGTATACATTTTGCTACTCTGAAAGCAACAACTATTATTGCCTCCTATTCTCATCTATCAAGTGTGTTATTACCTGACACACCTTTCTAGGGGCTTCAAATAAGGTGTgaacacaccaaacacacataccatgctaaacacacacgcacgcacacacatagactgCTGGTTCACTCAGTGAATGGACTGTGGTTAGAATGTGATACAAATGTACTCAGACATACCCTGTGAAACCTACTCAAGCAGTGCAATGGCTAACTTCAGCAGTGAACCAGTCAAACCAACAATCACTGAATCATACAATTTCTCAAAACAGAGATAAAAGCCATACTGGCTTTATGCTTAGATGAATGCCTCCTGTTTGATCATGTAACTACACTACATATGTGGTTCACAacaacattgtcattttatgaTGCAAGTAGCAACAGACATGATTTAAATACTTTAAGGAGCACAAGCAGTCCACTTCTTTCCCCATTTAATAACACCATTCAAAAACTTGATATACAGATAAGGGGTACAATTCATATATTAACTTTACAGTACTGAGGATAGATTTACCTTTCAGAAATGACATGCCCTTCCTGACATTTTATCCATggtgaataaataataaaggcaaAATTTCAAATAGACCACAACCTGATTACAAGTTTGTGATTAGTCTTCATCCAGTTTAGAATTTGTCAGCTACTATATTTACAATCATTTAGGAGACATGTGGCTTTGCCAAGACCCATGCATGTACACTGCAGTCCATATCACATGATTTTCATgacataatattatattttttatattagcATTTCTGGTGAAGAGGAGAGCATATTATAAAGGGCTGTTCTCACATCAGAATCTGAAATGACTAGTCAGGACAAGGGACAGTATAAGTCCAAATGAACTCTCAAGACatgtcagattaaaaaaatacattaatgaggggtcattacatttttgactgttaaaaaattaaataaattatattaaaaatgagtaaatattaCTGAACATGAACCTCTGAAACTCACTTGGCCCTCCAAAAGTTCTGAGAAGGGTCAGCCTGTTGCCTGGTTACCTGCATAGTAGTGGGTGCGTCAGTAAACTGTGACTCTCTCCAAGGCAACCCAAGGCTGAGTTAACACAGTTTTGGACTTGGCCCCGATAACAATACTGCAGACCTCAATGACTATAAATAACAGCCTATCAAAAGTACACTTCTGCCTTAACCCCTGTTCCATTCAAATTTTCTCATCTATTACATGAGAAGACATGAATTACTAATTTATCTACATGAATCTGTGGCTGTCCTcctttttaggaaaaaaaaaaacgctcccAAGTAATTATGTCTAACAATTATAACAAATGTTACATTGCAAACATATAGACATGACTTGGTCTGCAACAACTTTATGAATTCATGCTTCATAGGAGTAATAACTTTTAGCTATAAAGGTCAAATGaaacaagaaacagaaacaaagtaGAAGTGTACAAGCAAAACTGTCAAGACAAAGAGAGGCACTTCACATTTTGATGTGGGCTTTTAATCATGCTTCCTAGCATTATTAAGATACCGCCGTCTCTGCCAGACCATGAACAATGCCCCCACGGCAGTTGAAGAGGATAGGTTAAATATTCATCTGGATTCACTGGTCATGGGTAACACACTGAGAGCAGACTTCCAGTGAAGATGCTACAGGTTTCTCCTTTTGGCCTGAACAAGGTAGCCCTTTGATTTGATGATCCCTCTACTTTTTACTATAACAGAGTAGCGCAGAACCCACTCCAGACTCCAGTCCGCCACCTGCTGGTCCTGAGTGCTCTCCTGCACTGCCTCCTGGAAACTTGTGGATGAAATCAGTTCTGAAACAACAGAAGGACACAACACAGTGTCAACAGCagcaatgtttcatttaatcattGTAGGCATCCTGACAGATGTAGCACTTGTAGAACAAGAGTGATTTCTACCCGGCATAAGAATGAGTGGAAGAAATCAGCCAACACCAATCAAGCTTCCCTGAGAAAGGTCTTCTATTGCCCCAGGAGGACTAATTACCTCACCTTTTGGGTCGTTGTGAGTGAGCAGCTGGATGTCAAACTCTTTGGCAAATGCAGTCAAGTCAGGTGGCATCACACAGCAGGAGGCCAGATTAACCTGGTTACTGCTGGGTTTCACCTAAGCACATCAGAGCAGAACCACACACATTACAATGAATTAATCAAAGTCCACAGAGAAAAGCAATTATGGAAATGCACAGATAATTCTAaagcggtggggggggggggggggttcaagcAAGCACTTTGTGTGACCACCAAACAATCCTGTGTCACCATGTACCATTCAAACATTCCAGAGCATAAGTACCATTCCCCAATACCTGAGCCCAGTTGTAGAGCTGCTCCAGAAGAGACTTGTCCAGATCAGAGGTGCCAATGGCAGCAATCTTGAGGCTCTGTACTAGGCTTTCCAGCTCTGTCCATAGGGGCTGCAGGTGCTCTAGTGTCAGAGTCTCTCCTTCAGGCAGCGGAGGGGGTGCAATTATCACTGAGTCCAGCTGGGACACACCCAGGGACAGACAAGCTGTCAACCAAATAATCGGAGATCACATGACCATGACCATCCACAAAACaccattattcattcattcccaTTTACTACCAAGTAGGCCAGGACACCACAGAGAGTCAGGGTAACTGAGCAGCATTCAGAAAAAGGCAGTGTAGttacatatattttctttctaaaaTCAGATAAATTCCCTCTTTTTAATGTATTACTGATGTCCTTCCAAGTTCAACAACAGCAAGCATGCACACTAATTGGAGGCTGTGACTTTCCTAGTTAGTGCCTTTTTGCACTCTAGTAGTAAAATCAAGGCACTACAATCACTTTGGGTGCCTCTCTGTCAATCAGTGAGGGACACTACTGTTTCTAGAGCAGCTCAGTCCACGGTAGGACAATCTATACTCACCCAGATCTACTGCATTTCTGATGGAAGAGCAGTCTGATCCACTGAGGAAGACCTTCACTGTGAgagaaagcaaaatgaacataaaaccCATGGAACCTTGTATTTGTCACACTGTTTAACTAATTAATACATTATAAAAAGAAGATTCAACCAACACATCTGTACAACCTGTACATGGagtgaattggaaaaaaaacttaaaataagaTCACTTTTGTAGGCTATACTGGCAACTTGCTGTCAGTCTATATTAACTATTACGGTAACTGATAAAGGGGGCAAAGTGTATGTCACAAAATTTACCTGTaataatgtacaaaatgtacattattttttcttttttgttcctcGCATAGACATAATATCTGCATGTGACAAATGTCAGGTCAAAAGGAAGGCACTGCTTGAATGATTATggtttaattattattacaatcaTACAATTTGTCTTCTGTTCACaataattcatttatacaaTTTTGTAACATATGTCACACATAAAATGGAACAATGGATACAAAATACACTGGTTTTTGCCAAAAAGTACATGATCACTGCATCTTGTACTCCAATGCTTACCCAGGGTAACGGAATGTgcagaacaaagaaaataatcatcTGTTCACCTGTACTATAAAAATCCTTTTATTTGATAGTGGTAGCATTTTGTGTAGGTTTGCATCGTATACATTCTGTAACCAATTTCTGCAGCTTAACCTGATGATCTGTAACTCCCAGTGATGATTCAGATCTGT
The nucleotide sequence above comes from Megalops cyprinoides isolate fMegCyp1 chromosome 2, fMegCyp1.pri, whole genome shotgun sequence. Encoded proteins:
- the gclm gene encoding glutamate--cysteine ligase regulatory subunit isoform X2 is translated as MGRTLQDCIRATLSEWSTTTASTAGKELPSTLDCCIAQATDEITPEEREELKVSVKVFLSGSDCSSIRNAVDLACLSLGVSQLDSVIIAPPPLPEGETLTLEHLQPLWTELESLVQSLKIAAIGTSDLDKSLLEQLYNWAQVKPSSNQVNLASCCVMPPDLTAFAKEFDIQLLTHNDPKELISSTSFQEAVQESTQDQQVADWSLEWVLRYSVIVKSRGIIKSKGYLVQAKRRNL
- the gclm gene encoding glutamate--cysteine ligase regulatory subunit isoform X1 is translated as MDTQNTKAKLLLNHATTLNLHTGNLVNRSRLKKKCPSSPSEELQDCIRATLSEWSTTTASTAGKELPSTLDCCIAQATDEITPEEREELKVSVKVFLSGSDCSSIRNAVDLACLSLGVSQLDSVIIAPPPLPEGETLTLEHLQPLWTELESLVQSLKIAAIGTSDLDKSLLEQLYNWAQVKPSSNQVNLASCCVMPPDLTAFAKEFDIQLLTHNDPKELISSTSFQEAVQESTQDQQVADWSLEWVLRYSVIVKSRGIIKSKGYLVQAKRRNL